A single window of Priestia filamentosa DNA harbors:
- a CDS encoding pseudouridine synthase gives MRIDKLLANIGYGSRKEVKSLLKSGAVKVDGVPVKDAKQHVNPDEQEVTVYNEEVVYREFIYLMLHKPQGLISATEDVSQPTVVDLLEPEDAVFEPFPVGRLDKDTEGLLLLTNDGKLSHQLLSPKKHVPKTYLAHINSEVTEEDVEAFKNGVTLDDGYVTKPGVLEIIESGETSVIYLTITEGKFHQVKRMFESVGKKVVYLKRLSMGELKLDEELDLGQYRELTDEEVALLKGE, from the coding sequence ATGAGAATTGACAAGCTTTTAGCGAATATTGGATATGGTAGTCGAAAAGAAGTAAAATCATTATTGAAATCAGGAGCTGTTAAAGTTGATGGAGTACCTGTAAAAGATGCGAAACAACATGTAAATCCTGATGAACAAGAGGTTACAGTTTATAACGAGGAAGTTGTATATCGAGAATTTATTTATCTTATGCTACATAAGCCACAAGGACTTATTTCAGCAACGGAAGATGTATCGCAACCAACTGTTGTTGATTTGTTAGAACCAGAAGATGCTGTTTTTGAACCTTTCCCAGTTGGGAGGCTTGATAAAGATACAGAAGGTCTTCTTTTATTAACAAACGATGGTAAGCTATCCCACCAGCTTCTTTCACCGAAAAAGCACGTCCCAAAAACGTACTTAGCTCACATTAACTCAGAAGTGACTGAAGAGGATGTGGAAGCTTTTAAAAACGGCGTAACACTTGATGATGGATATGTTACGAAACCAGGGGTGCTAGAGATTATCGAGAGTGGAGAAACGTCTGTTATTTATTTAACAATTACAGAAGGAAAGTTTCATCAAGTTAAGAGAATGTTTGAATCCGTAGGAAAAAAAGTAGTCTATCTCAAACGTCTCTCAATGGGAGAGCTAAAACTTGATGAAGAACTTGATCTTGGACAGTACCGTGAATTAACAGATGAAGAAGTGGCATTGTTAAAAGGAGAATAA
- a CDS encoding ABC transporter ATP-binding protein encodes MAVSIVVNEKAFISDEKRNVVIDDISLEIKQGEFLTIIGPSGCGKSTLLKIIAGLDTDYMGKVHIENRRIVEPGINQGFIFQEHRLFPWLTVEQNIAADLNLRDSKVKQKVAEIIQIVRLDGYEKAYPSALSGGMSQRVAIARALIREPEVLLLDEPFGALDAFTRKHLQDVLLQIWQKKKITMILVTHDIDESIYLGTKLAILRSKPGALQKVMPIKLSFPRNRTDSSFQYLRQEVLKEFEKTKEVVYEQGSGI; translated from the coding sequence GTGGCAGTTTCAATTGTTGTAAATGAAAAAGCATTTATAAGTGATGAAAAGCGCAATGTAGTAATTGATGATATTAGCTTAGAAATTAAACAAGGTGAGTTTTTAACTATTATTGGGCCAAGCGGATGTGGAAAAAGCACACTATTAAAAATTATAGCTGGTCTTGATACTGATTATATGGGGAAAGTTCATATTGAAAACAGAAGGATTGTAGAGCCTGGAATCAATCAAGGATTTATTTTTCAAGAACACAGGTTGTTTCCATGGTTAACTGTTGAACAGAATATCGCAGCAGATTTGAATTTACGAGATTCAAAAGTGAAGCAAAAAGTAGCAGAGATTATTCAAATTGTTCGCTTAGATGGATATGAAAAAGCATATCCATCAGCACTGTCAGGAGGAATGTCTCAGCGTGTAGCTATTGCTCGCGCACTTATTCGCGAACCAGAGGTATTACTGCTCGATGAACCATTTGGGGCGCTTGATGCGTTCACGAGAAAGCATCTTCAAGATGTTTTGCTTCAAATTTGGCAGAAGAAAAAAATTACGATGATTTTAGTTACCCATGATATTGATGAGTCCATTTATTTAGGTACAAAGCTTGCGATTTTAAGATCAAAGCCAGGTGCACTTCAGAAAGTTATGCCTATTAAGCTTTCTTTTCCAAGAAATCGAACTGATTCATCTTTCCAGTATCTTCGTCAGGAAGTGTTAAAAGAGTTTGAAAAAACAAAAGAAGTGGTCTATGAACAAGGATCAGGAATTTAG
- a CDS encoding aliphatic sulfonate ABC transporter substrate-binding protein, with the protein MKKWLLVIAAALLLTACSAKSSAEPGKLKEINIGIQQSLTPLWIAKEKKWFEEAFEKEGIKVKWTEFQSGPPQFEGIAGGKLDVTLVGNSPVIGGQAGGVPFKEIAMTSDGVKGNAILVNKDSNIKSLKDLKGKKIAVAKGSSGFDFLHKALKKAGISPKEVEIIQLQPDEAMPAFQNGSVDAWSIWEPFISLQMIEHDAKILADGETVGTYSPSFAIAREQFIKDHPKELETFMKVYDKTVKWQNAHNEEAVAIYAKTKNLDKKVVANVLKNTKQFNVPISKEIIKDQQHTADFQYEIGAINKEIDVSKVVDNTFVKKVREEDEK; encoded by the coding sequence ATGAAGAAATGGTTGTTAGTAATAGCAGCTGCACTGTTGTTAACAGCTTGCTCTGCTAAAAGTTCAGCAGAACCAGGAAAATTAAAAGAGATTAATATTGGTATTCAACAAAGCCTAACACCACTATGGATTGCAAAAGAAAAGAAATGGTTTGAAGAAGCATTTGAAAAAGAAGGAATTAAAGTAAAATGGACAGAGTTCCAAAGTGGACCGCCTCAATTTGAAGGGATTGCAGGTGGAAAACTGGATGTGACACTAGTAGGAAATTCACCTGTTATTGGAGGGCAGGCTGGTGGTGTCCCATTTAAAGAAATTGCAATGACGTCAGATGGAGTGAAAGGCAATGCTATTTTAGTCAATAAAGACAGCAATATTAAGTCACTCAAAGATTTAAAAGGAAAGAAGATTGCTGTTGCAAAAGGAAGCAGTGGGTTTGACTTTCTCCACAAAGCATTAAAGAAAGCTGGGATTTCTCCTAAAGAGGTAGAAATTATTCAACTTCAGCCAGATGAAGCAATGCCTGCTTTTCAGAATGGATCTGTGGATGCGTGGTCAATATGGGAACCATTTATTTCACTTCAAATGATTGAACATGACGCTAAAATACTAGCAGATGGAGAAACGGTTGGTACATACTCTCCTAGTTTTGCAATTGCTAGAGAACAATTTATTAAAGATCACCCAAAGGAATTGGAAACATTTATGAAAGTGTACGACAAAACTGTAAAATGGCAGAATGCTCACAATGAAGAAGCTGTTGCAATTTATGCGAAGACGAAAAACTTAGATAAAAAAGTAGTGGCGAACGTCTTGAAAAATACAAAACAATTTAATGTTCCTATTTCAAAAGAAATTATTAAAGATCAGCAACATACGGCTGATTTCCAATATGAAATAGGCGCAATTAATAAAGAGATTGATGTATCCAAAGTAGTTGATAATACTTTCGTGAAAAAAGTAAGAGAGGAGGATGAAAAGTGA
- a CDS encoding ABC transporter permease encodes MKTAAYVQVQREGKTRKLKRKRSIPLWIKGCALPAVILAVWQYIGSIGLVSANILPTPMAILSSFYELTLSGELFSNMKISVIRAALGFLLGGSLGLIFGILTGFSKKTEAYIDPTLQMLRTVPHLAVTPLFILWFGFDEISKVLLIALGAFFPIYINTFLGIRSVDTKLFDVARVLEFSFKDKITKLILPAAIPNILLGVRLSLGIAWLGLVVAELMGSSAGIGYMIMDARLYSLTDKVFVGIIIFAVVGKATDSLVRLFERKLLKWRDSFKG; translated from the coding sequence GTGAAAACAGCAGCCTACGTCCAAGTACAAAGAGAAGGGAAAACAAGAAAACTAAAGAGAAAAAGAAGTATACCGTTATGGATAAAGGGATGTGCTTTGCCAGCTGTTATCCTTGCTGTTTGGCAGTATATAGGGAGCATTGGGCTTGTTTCGGCTAATATCTTACCAACACCAATGGCTATTCTTTCTTCCTTTTATGAACTTACATTATCTGGAGAGCTTTTTAGTAATATGAAAATTAGTGTCATAAGAGCAGCGCTTGGTTTTCTACTTGGTGGTAGCCTTGGATTAATTTTTGGAATCTTAACAGGGTTTTCTAAAAAAACAGAGGCGTATATTGACCCAACTCTTCAAATGTTACGCACAGTTCCGCATTTAGCTGTAACACCGCTTTTTATTCTATGGTTCGGGTTTGATGAAATTTCCAAAGTATTATTAATTGCTCTTGGAGCGTTCTTTCCCATCTATATTAATACGTTTCTTGGAATAAGAAGTGTCGATACAAAATTGTTTGATGTTGCTAGAGTTTTAGAATTTAGTTTTAAAGATAAAATTACAAAGCTTATTCTCCCTGCTGCCATCCCTAATATTTTACTAGGTGTACGCTTATCACTTGGAATTGCTTGGCTTGGCCTGGTTGTAGCTGAGCTTATGGGTTCAAGCGCTGGGATTGGTTATATGATTATGGATGCGCGCTTATATTCATTAACGGATAAAGTGTTCGTGGGAATTATCATCTTTGCAGTTGTTGGAAAAGCAACAGACTCGCTTGTACGTTTGTTTGAACGAAAGTTATTAAAATGGCGAGATAGTTTCAAAGGTTAA